ACTTGGAACGCGTGATCGAAGCGGCCAAGGCCGTCGCGATTCCCGCCGACCGGGAAATCCTCCATGTCCTTCCCCAGGAGTTCATCGTCGACGACCAGGACGGCATCCGCGACCCGGTCGGGATGTCGGGCGTACGGCTCGAGGCGGAGGTCCACATCATCACGGGAGCCGCGTCCGCGTGCCGCAACGTCATCCGCGCGGCGGAACGAGCCGGGCTCCAGGTGGAGGAGCTGGTGCTGGAGCCGCTCGCTTCGGCGGACGCGGTCCTGACCCAGGACGAGCGCGACCTGGGCGTCGCGCTCATGGATATCGGGGGAGGGACCACCGACCTTGCGATCTTCTATGAGGGGAGCGTCCGCCACACGGCGGTGATCGGCCTCGGGGGCGCCAACGTGACCAACGACCTCGCGATCGGCCTCAGAACGCCGGTCGAGCGCGCCGAGCAGCTCAAGCTTCAGAGCGGGTGCGCGCTCACGTCCATGGTGAGCCCCAAGGAAGTGGTCCAGGTGCCGAGCGTGGGCGGGAGGATGGACCGCGAGGTGTCGCGCCACATGCTCGCCATGATGATCGAGCCGCGGATCGAGGAGATCTTCGAGCTGGGCAAGAAGGAGATCCGGACGAACCACATTGCCGATCTGCTCGGCGCCGGCCTCGTGCTCACAGGCGGCGCGTCGTCGCTCATGGGCATGCCGGAGCTCGCGGAGCAGGTCTTCGACCTGCCGGTTCGCCGCGGCTTTCCGATGGGGATCACGGGATTGACGGAGGCGGTGTGCGATCCACGATATGCGACAGGCGTGGGCCTTGCGATCCACGCCCATTTGACGGATGCGCGGCCGCACACGGCCGAGCGGGGGGTGTTCGGCCGTATCTCATTCGGGTTGAAGCGGTGGATCGAGGAGCTGGTCTAATCCAGCGGAGGAGGGAGGAATCGAGCGATGCTTGAATTGATCGATGATGGGAAGGCGGCGGTGTTGGGTGCCTCGATCAAGGTGATCGGAGTCGGCGGAGCGGGTGGGAACGCCGTCAATCGGATGATCCAGGCCGGACTGCAAGGGGTGGAGTTCATCGCGGCGAACACCGACGCCCAGGTATTGGACCAATCGCTCAGCCCGAGGAAGCTTCAGCTCGGAGCCGGGATCACGAAGGGGCTCGGCTCGGGAGCGAATCCCAACGTCGGCCGGGAGGCGGCGGAGGAGGACGAATCGCAGATCGCGGAGGCGCTCGAGGGAGCCGATATGGTCTTCGTGACCGCCGGCATGGGCGGCGGAACGGGGACGGGTGCGGCGCCGGTGGTCGCCCGCATCGCGCGCACGCAGGGCGCCCTCACGGTCGCGGTGGTGACCCGGCCCTTCGAGTTCGAGGGCCGGCGCAGAATGCAGCTCGCGGACGACGGTTTGCGGGAGCTTCGGGAACGGGTCGACACGCTGATCGTCATTCCGAACCAAAGGCTTCTCACGATCGTCGACCGCACGACGCCGCTCAAGGAAGCCTTCCGGGTGGCGGACCAGGTGCTGCATCACGCGACGAAGGGAATCTCGGATCTCATCACGGTTCCCGGTCTCGTGAACCTGGACTTCGCGGACGTGAAGACCGTGATGGTCGAGCGTGGGAACGCGCTCATGGGCGCGGGACACGCGACCGGTCCGAACC
This region of Candidatus Eisenbacteria bacterium genomic DNA includes:
- the ftsA gene encoding cell division protein FtsA — encoded protein: MAEARIYAGLDIGTTKITAIVAEPEEDGEGIRIVGVGTAPSDGLKRGVVVNLEKTTRSIQYAVQEAERMSGRTIRSVFTGIAGDHIRGINSRGVIAVSRKDAEIRPHDLERVIEAAKAVAIPADREILHVLPQEFIVDDQDGIRDPVGMSGVRLEAEVHIITGAASACRNVIRAAERAGLQVEELVLEPLASADAVLTQDERDLGVALMDIGGGTTDLAIFYEGSVRHTAVIGLGGANVTNDLAIGLRTPVERAEQLKLQSGCALTSMVSPKEVVQVPSVGGRMDREVSRHMLAMMIEPRIEEIFELGKKEIRTNHIADLLGAGLVLTGGASSLMGMPELAEQVFDLPVRRGFPMGITGLTEAVCDPRYATGVGLAIHAHLTDARPHTAERGVFGRISFGLKRWIEELV
- the ftsZ gene encoding cell division protein FtsZ yields the protein MLELIDDGKAAVLGASIKVIGVGGAGGNAVNRMIQAGLQGVEFIAANTDAQVLDQSLSPRKLQLGAGITKGLGSGANPNVGREAAEEDESQIAEALEGADMVFVTAGMGGGTGTGAAPVVARIARTQGALTVAVVTRPFEFEGRRRMQLADDGLRELRERVDTLIVIPNQRLLTIVDRTTPLKEAFRVADQVLHHATKGISDLITVPGLVNLDFADVKTVMVERGNALMGAGHATGPNRAYEAAQSAVSSPLLDDVSICGAEALLVNVTGGESMTLHEINEAVTVVVDAAGHDANVIFGAVIDEHMGDGLSITVIATGFGKGEARQKPLAMPAPHAPTPRIYEMDPRERAARPVTVRPSLEDPAPEEESVVAGSRPGYRMSPGSPRRPFGGRAITRDNMDVPAFMRKQMD